The Leptospira neocaledonica genomic sequence GTCATGGAAGAATTTCTCCGATAGTGCGAACTGCTTCTTTCAAAGAAGTTTTGGTATAAGGTTTTCGAACCAGTGGGACAGTATTCGGAAGTTCTAAACTTTCTCTCCGGCTCGAAGAGGTTGCGATTATTTTCCCGGAACCGAATCTTTCCAGTTCTTTTTTAAGATCTATCCCCTTAGAATCTGCAAGTTGGAGGTCCAACAAAACAAAAGAGATCTCCGGATCGCCTGAGAAAAATTTAGCCAATCGTTTCATATCCGAACTCACATGAGGTTCGTAACCCAGCTCTCTTAAGTATACACAGGCCAACTCGGCAGTTTCTCGATTTTCTTCCATAACCAAAGTTTTCTTTTTGGTCACGAGAACTTCCTCATTCCTGTCCTGTTCATGCAGCGGCAAGAATATTAGAAAACTGGAACCATATTCTGGCGCGGTAATCACTTTTAAAAAACCGTTCGATTGTTTTACAAAACCGTAAACCATGGTCAATCCCAAACCGGTCCCCTTTCCTCCTCCCTTGGTCGAAAAAAAAGGATCAAAAATGCGAGCCTTAGTGATATCGTCCATGCCTGTCCCTGTGTCGGTAACGGTAACCAAAAAATAATCCTTTGCCTCCAATCCGGAAATTTTGGGGCCTTTTGTATCTCCGTTACGAACAAATCCGGTAGAAATAAATATTTTTCCACCCTCAGGCATGGCATCTCTTGCATTTAATGCAAGATTGAGCACAGCGTTCTCCAGCCCGGTCTTTTCTATGTCGCAAATCGTTTTCTCGTCGGCTATCTCGTATTCTATTTCTATTTTTTCAGTCCTGATCCTATCTAGAATCGGAACAAAGTCCTTTAATACTCGGTTTACGTCGCATGCTTCCGGATTCAAGGCCTGCTTTCTGGAAAAAGCAAGAAGCCTTTTATTGATCTCGACACCTCTTTGTATTGCATCTTGTGCGGACCTAACTCTTTTCATCAGATCTTCGGAATCTTTTAACTTCATTTCAAGAAGATCTAGATTTGCTAATATTACATTTAATAAATTATTAAAGTCATGTGCCATTCCCCCGGCAAGTTGTCCGACTGCCTCCATTTTTTGGGAATGTCTGATCCTTTCTTCCGAATTTCGTCTTTCCGTTATATCTCTTTCTATTCCCATCAAATGAGTGACAACGCCTTGCTCATTCACGATAGGAAAGATATCCATCTCGATCCAATATTCTTTTCCATCTTTGTCGTAATTGATGATCTCTTCGAAACAAGGTTTAGCTTCCGAGATTGCCTTTCGGATACGATCCAAGACTACCCTATCCGTTTTGGGGCCTTGCAGAATTCGAGGTGTTTTTCCTAATACTTCTTCTCTTTTGTAGCCGGTTAGCCTTTCAAAAGCACTATTTACATATACTATCTTAGGTCCGGGTTCATCTATGGGAGAAGCTTCCGTGATCAAAAAAATGTCCTTAGACCTTTCAATCCCGATCTTAAGAAGATTCAGATTCTCTTCCGTGGTCTTTGCTTGCAGTACTAGGCGTAAAGAACGGTCCAGAAGATCTGAACTTACACTCTCTTTAAATAACAGATCCGAGAAAATAATCTTAGAATTTTTCAGGACTTCTTTACTTTCCCGATTTTCGAGAATAGCGATAAGAGGGGGAAGATTCTGGGACTTCTCCAGAACCTCTATACTTTTTTGAAGATCGTATTGGAATAATATAACGTCAAAAGACTCGGTCTTAGTCTTACTTAAAGCATCTTGAAAATTTAAGGCTCGGGTACAGTTAGGCGTAAAGGATTCGATACCTCCTAAAAGAGTTCGGATCCACTTGTATTCTTCTTCCCTATCTTCTATAATTAAAATACTGGATCGCATCAGGCATTCGACGAAAAAACGAAGCGTTTAACCCGCGTTTCTCTTCCTAAAAAAAATCCGATCCGAATATTTTTAGCTATCAGAAATCTATATAGAGCATAAGCCTATTGAAATTTCTTATCAGGAAGATCCGGATTTTGAGCAAGAATAGAATACCGCATTGGTTCTTAGGATCTATACTATTCTTCTTTTTTTTAGGCTGCCAACCTGGAAAAGAAAACCCCAAAGTTTTAAAAGGGATCTTGGATCTAAGGCAATGGAATTTCCAAACTGACGGCAATATCAGTCTGGATGGAGAATGGGAATTCTATTGGAACGAACTTCTCCCCGATCTCAAATCTAAAGAGCAAATATCCTCACCTTCTTATATAAAAGTCCCAGCAAAATGGGACAAAGGACGTAACGTCACTCATAAATATCCTAGCCAGGGATATGCGAGTTATAGGGCGAAAGTATTATTACCCGAGGCAAATACACAGCTTAGCCTTAAGGTCTCTTCTATCAGTTCATCTTATACTTTGTTTGTGAATGGAAAAGAAATCTCCAAAGGTGGAAACGTTGCAAAAGAAGAATCCGAATATTCTCCCGGATACAAACCCGGAGTTTTTAGTTTTATCTCGGACAAATCAGAATTAGAAATCCTTATTTATGTTTCTAATTATAAATATTCGAACGGTGCCGGGATATGGAATTCAATCCAACTGGGAAATACTTCCGATATACAACAGGC encodes the following:
- a CDS encoding PAS domain S-box protein, yielding MRSSILIIEDREEEYKWIRTLLGGIESFTPNCTRALNFQDALSKTKTESFDVILFQYDLQKSIEVLEKSQNLPPLIAILENRESKEVLKNSKIIFSDLLFKESVSSDLLDRSLRLVLQAKTTEENLNLLKIGIERSKDIFLITEASPIDEPGPKIVYVNSAFERLTGYKREEVLGKTPRILQGPKTDRVVLDRIRKAISEAKPCFEEIINYDKDGKEYWIEMDIFPIVNEQGVVTHLMGIERDITERRNSEERIRHSQKMEAVGQLAGGMAHDFNNLLNVILANLDLLEMKLKDSEDLMKRVRSAQDAIQRGVEINKRLLAFSRKQALNPEACDVNRVLKDFVPILDRIRTEKIEIEYEIADEKTICDIEKTGLENAVLNLALNARDAMPEGGKIFISTGFVRNGDTKGPKISGLEAKDYFLVTVTDTGTGMDDITKARIFDPFFSTKGGGKGTGLGLTMVYGFVKQSNGFLKVITAPEYGSSFLIFLPLHEQDRNEEVLVTKKKTLVMEENRETAELACVYLRELGYEPHVSSDMKRLAKFFSGDPEISFVLLDLQLADSKGIDLKKELERFGSGKIIATSSSRRESLELPNTVPLVRKPYTKTSLKEAVRTIGEILP